A region of Enoplosus armatus isolate fEnoArm2 chromosome 14, fEnoArm2.hap1, whole genome shotgun sequence DNA encodes the following proteins:
- the LOC139295983 gene encoding tripartite motif-containing protein 16-like: MAQKGVQLDRETFSCSICLDLLKDPVTIPCGHSYCMSCIKSFWDEEDKKKTHSCPQCRQTFTPRPVLVKNTMLAVLVEELKKNGLQAAPADHGYAGPEDVACDFCTGRKLKALKSCLQCLASFCEEHLQPHYESPPLKKHKLVEPSEKLQENICSRHDEVMKMFCRTDQQCICYLCSVDEHKGHDTVSAAAERTERQRELEVSRQNIQQRIQDREKDVKLLQQEVEAINRSADKAVEDGQKIFTELIRLIQKRSSDVEQQVRSKQETEVSRVKELQEKLQQEVTELKRKDAELKQLSHTEDHNHFLHNYPSLSRVRESTDSSSINIRPLRYFEDVTAALSEVRDQLQKVLREKRTNISLRVTEVDVSLPQPESKTRAEFLKYSREITLDPNTANTKLLLSEGNRKATAMRKQQSYSSHQDKFTGYCQVLSRESLTGRCYWEVEWSGTGVYVAVAYKNIRRAGRSDECIFGHNDKSWALRCDTNSYNFWYNRVQTPVSGPRSSRVGVYLDHSAGILSFYSISETMTLFHRVQTTFTQPLYAGLRFSDFGDTAEFYKVK; encoded by the coding sequence ATGGCGCAGAAAGGAGTTCAGCTGGACCGGGAAACCTTCTCTTGTTCGATCTGTCTGGATCTACTGAAGGATCCGGTGActattccctgtggacacagctactgcatgagctgtattaaaagcttctgggatgaagaggacaagaagaaaacccacagctgccctcagtgtaggcagaccttcacaccgaggcctgtcctggtgaaaaacaccatGTTAGCAGTTttagtggaggaactgaagaagaatggactccaagctgctcctgctgatcacggctatgctggacctgaagatgtggcctgtgatttctgcactgggagaaaactgaaagccctcAAGTCCTGTCTGCAATGTCTGGCCTCTTTCTGTGAGGaacaccttcagcctcattatgaATCACctccattaaagaaacacaagctggtggagccctccgagaagctccaggagaacatctgctctcgtcatgatgaggtgatgaagatgttctgccgtactgatcagcagtgtatctgttatctctgctctgtggatgaacataaaggccacgacacagtctcagctgcagcagaaaggactgagaggcagagagagctcgaggtgagtcgacaaaacatccagcagagaatccaggacagagagaaagatgtgaagctgcttcaacaggaggtggaggctatcaatcgctctgctgataaagcagtggaggaTGGCCAGAAGATCTTCACTGAGCTGATCCGtctcatccagaaaagaagctctgatgtggagcagcaggtcagatccaagcaggaaactgaagtgagtcgagtcaaagagcttcaagagaagctgcagcaggaggtcactgagctgaagaggaaagacgcagagctgaagcagctctcacacacagaggatcacaaCCACTTTCTACACAACTACCCCTCCCTGTCACGAGTCAGAGAGTCTACAGACTCATCCAGCATCAATATCCGTCCTCTGAGATACTTTGAGGATGTGACAGCGgctctgtcagaagtcagagatcAACTACAGAAAGttctgagagagaagaggacaaacatctcactgagagtgactgaagtgGATGTTTCACTGCCACAACCAGAGTccaagaccagagctgagttcttaaaatattcacgtgaaatcacactggatccaaacacagcaaacacaaagctgttattatctgaggggaacagaaaagcaacagcaaTGAGAAAACAACAGTCTTATTCTAGTCACCAAGACAAGTTCACTGGATATTGTCAGGTCCTGAGTagagagagtctgactggacgttgttactgggaggtggagtggagcgGGACAGGAGTTTATGTAGCAGTCGCATACAAGAATATCAGAAGAGCAGGGAGGTCAGATGAATGTATATTTGGACACAATGATAAATCTTGGGCGTTAAGATGTGACACAAACAGTTATAACTTTTGGTACAACAGAGTCCAAACTCCCGTCTCAGGTCCTCGGTCCTCCAGAGTAGGAGTGTACCTGGATCACAGTGCAGGtattctgtccttctacagcatctctgaaaccatgactctcttccacagagtccagaccacattcactcagcctctctatgcTGGACTTCGGTTTTCAGATTTTGGAGACACTGCTGAGTTCTATAAAGTCAAATag
- the LOC139296090 gene encoding tripartite motif-containing protein 16-like, protein MAQKGVRLDRETFSCSICLDLLKDPVAIPCGHSYCMSCIKSFWDEEDEKKTHSCPQCRQTFTPRPVLVKNTTLAVLVEELKKTGLQAAPADHGYAGPEDVACDFCTGRKLKALKSCLQCLISYCEEHLQPHYDVPPLKKHKLVEPSEKLQENICSRHDEVMKMFCRTDQQCICYLCSVDEHKGHDTVSAAAERTERQRELEVSRQNIQQRIQDREKDVKLLQQEVEAINRSADKAVEDSQKIFTELIRLIQKRSSDVEQQVRSKQETEVSRVKELQEKLQQEVTELKRKDAELKQLSHTEDHNHFLHNYPSLSRLSESTDSSSINIRPLRYFEDVTAALSGVRDQLQDVLRETWTNISLRVTEVDVLLPQPEPKTRAEFLKYSREIKLDPNTAHTQLLLSEGNRKGTLLNTQQSYSGHQDRFAACCQVLSRESLTGRCYWEVEWSGTGVYVAVAYKSIRRAGRSDECIFGHNDKSWALRCAKNSYNFWYNRVQTPVSGPPSSRVGVYLDHSAGILSFYSISETMTLLHRVQTTFTQPLYAGLCFYSLYGNTAEFCKVK, encoded by the coding sequence ATGGCGCAGAAAGGAGTTCGGCTGGACCGGGAAACCTTCTCTTGTTCGATCTGTCTGGATCTACTGAAGGATCCGGTGGctattccctgtggacacagctactgcatgagctgtattaaaagcttctgggatgaagaggacgagaagaaaacccacagctgccctcagtgtaggcagaccttcacaccgaggcctgtcctggtgaaaaacaccacGTTAGCAGTTttagtggaggaactgaagaagactggactccaagctgctcctgctgatcacggctatgctggacctgaagatgtggcctgtgatttctgcactgggagaaaactgaaagccctcAAGTCCTGTCTGCAATGTCTGATCTCTTACTGTGAGGaacaccttcagcctcattatgatgtacctccattaaagaaacacaagctggtggagccctccgagaagctccaggagaacatctgctctcgtcatgatgaggtgatgaagatgttctgccgtactgatcagcagtgtatctgttatctctgctctgtggatgaacataaaggccacgacacagtctcagctgcagcagaaaggactgagaggcagagagagctcgaggtgagtcgacaaaacatccagcagagaatccaggacagagagaaagatgtgaagctgcttcaacaggaggtggaggctatcaatcgctctgctgataaagcagtggaggacagccagaagatcttcactgagctgatccgtctcatccagaaaagaagctctgatgtggagcagcaggtcagatccaagcaggaaactgaagtgagtcgagtcaaagagcttcaggagaagctgcagcaggaggtcactgagctgaagaggaaagacgctgagctgaagcagctctcacacacagaggatcacaaCCACTTTCTACACAACTACCCCTCCCTGTCACGACTCAGTGAGTCTACAGACTCATCCAGCATCAATATCCGTCCTCTGAGATACTTTGAGGATGTGACAGCGGCTCTGTCAGGAGTCAGAGATCAACTACAGGACGttctgagagagacatggacaaacatctcactgagagtgactgaagtggatgttttactgccacaaccagagcccaagaccagagctgagttcttaaaatattcacgtgaaatcaaactggatccaaacacagcacacacacagctgttattatctgaggggaacagaaaaggaacattactgaacacacaacagTCTTATTCTGGTCACCAAGACAGATTCGCTGCATGTTGTCAGGTCCTGAGTagagagagtctgactggacgttgttactgggaggtggagtggagcgGGACAGGAGTTTATGTAGCAGTCGCATACAAGAGTATCAGAAGAGCAGGGAGGTCAGATGAATGTATATTTGGACACAATGACAAATCTTGGGCGTTAAGATGTGCCAAAAACAGTTATAACTTTTGGTACAACAGAGTCCAAACTCCCGTCTCAGGTCCTCCGTCCTCCAGAGTAGGAGTGTACCTGGATCACAGTGCAGGtattctgtccttctacagcatctctgaaaccatgactctcctccacagagtccagaccacattcactcagcctctctatgctggactttgtttttactctctttatggaaacactgctgagttctgtaaagtcaaatag